ggggcaggaaggggcagtgagggggctgggaggggctgggaggtgcAGGCTGCTGGGCTGGTGTCGCTGCTGGGGGATCCTGTGGCATGGGGCCCCAGGTCTCACTCACCTGAATGAACGGGAAAACCAGGCCCACAGCAAAGTTGGAGAGCCAGTGGACGCTGCCCCCCACCATGTAGGCGGCTGGCCGTGAGGTCTGCAGGAAGATCTCCGTGATGAGCAGGGCCGGGATGGGACCTGGGTGGAAAGAGGGGGCAGCTGTCTTTCATGGACAGGCCACACAGACTCCTTGAGTCCTGCATCTGCAGCTGCCTGGCCCCAGGCGCCACGGGGAGCCTCCCCTGTGATGTCCCTAACAGCATCCATTGGCCTCTGGCCtggccttccctccccacccccacagcagaAAGGGGACGAGGACTGGGTGGGGCGAAGCAGTGCCACCTCGCAACCTCTGGGAGGTAGTGGGCCACAAGTGAGCAGGGCTGGTGTACGTGAGAGTGGGCTGGGCTACGTACTGGGCCCGATGGCATGTCCTATGACGTAGATGATGATGCAGGCAATGCTGAGGTAAGGCATCCAGGAGACGGTGtcctgggggagaggagggggttcATGTCTACAGCCTCCGcctgcagggccagggctggaaggggcctgtgggtgcagggaggggctggcacGGCTCCAAGCTCCCCCTCACCTGCAGGGCCAGGGCAACAGTGATCACGCAGCAGGCAGCGAAGCAGATGAAGAAGCCGAGGAGGAGGAGCAATCTCCTTCCCAACAGCTCCACGACAAACACCTGCcgaggggaggggttggggcagcTCAGGGGAGCCCCTGGGAGGACCGCCCAGGCCACACCTGCTGCACGCAAAAGgatgttgggggtggggagcgaAAGGCTGGCTACACACTGAGCCACATGTGCCCACCACCAGGGCCTCCCCATCCCTTGGCCCAAACCAGGACGCTGAAGGCTGGGTCCTGCTGCTCCAAGGCCAGCCTCCACTTCGAAGTGGCCGGGCCTCCCTTGGGGGGGtcacccagccctggatgcttcCTATCTGCCAAGCAGGGGCCTTGGGGGCAGAGGGAGCTAGGCGTGCTCAGCCTGCCAGCGACCTCGTCCAAGCAAAGCTTCCCGTGGGGCGGTGCCTCCCTCTTGGGGACACTCACGGTGCAGATGGTCATCAGCACGTTTACGGCCCCAGTGCCGACCGTCACGTACTGGACGTCATTGCTGTTCACGCCCGCGCTCAGGTAGATCTGGTCTGCGTAGTAGTAGATCTGGAAGGTGAGGATGGCAGGCTCGGGCCCAGGACCTGGGGGTGCGTCCTGCCGGACACGGCCCTCCGCCCAAGCCCTGCCCTCCGGCTCGGCCCTCTCCTGGCCGCCTTGCCCCGCTCCGCACCGCATTCACTCCGGACAGCTGCTGGCCGCCCATGAGGGCCACGACGGAGATGAGCTGCCAGCGCAGCGCCCGCGTGCTGCACAGCCGCCGCACCGACACGAAGCCCGCGGCCCGCTCGGCCTCGTCCTCCCGTCGGATCTCCTCCAGCTCCTCGTCCACTTCGTCCCAGCCACGCAGCCTCTGCAGGGCTGAGGGGGCATGAGGCGGGGGATGTAGACAAAGGGTTGCAGCGGGCAGGGATCCCTGATCTGCCACCCCAACAGGTCCACGTTACCCTTCCTGGCGGCCTCCTGGTTCTTCTTCCCGAGCAGCAGGTACCTGGGACTCTCCGGGAAGTAGGGCAGGATGAGGAGCTGCAGTGCCGCGGGGATCCCCGTCAGCCCCAGGAGAATGGGCCAGCCTGAAAGCAGTGGGTAGCTGAGGGCCGGGCTACCCGCGTGCCAAGGGACATGCTCTCCCCCCAGCACCCAGAGCAGTGCCTGGGAAAAGTGGACACTCGATGTACCCCCACTGGACAACGGGTGCTGACCGCATGTGGGGACAGTCCCACCATGgccacatggatgctgggtcaAGGGCTGCTGTGTCAGGGCTGACCTTGCCACACCTGGGCCTGGGCTACCAGGACCACTTGGACTGCAGTGGCTAGCACAACCCCACACGTGTGGATCTGTAAGCTGTGGACAGCTTCCAAACGGGCGACCGGGTGCCACCACGGTTGACACAGCGTGGCTTCCTTCTGGAATGCTCCCAAGCAGGTACACCCACCACTACCAAAGGGCTTGAAACTGGAGGCAAGACCAGGAAATGACCGCGGTTAGGGTCTGCAGAGTGGCTTCCTTAGGGGCGGGGCAGAGTGGTGGGCACAGCAGAGGGGCACACAGGGGCTCAGGGGGCTGCATGGTTCTTTCCAGACCTGGGGAATCATTACAGAGGTGtctgcttccttctcttctgtttatttaaaaatcagagtgacagggagggagaggatgagagagatctgccatgtgctggttcatcccccaaatggctccaacagccacagctgggctagacaagagccaggaaccagaaattccatctggctctcccatgtgggcggcaggggcccacgCTCTGGGCtgtcacccactgctttcccacctgCGCTAGCAGGAGCTGACtcgaagtggggcagctgggaccagagccagcactctgataggagatgcCAGTGTCGCAAGTAAAGGCTTAAACTGTGGCATCACACTTGCCCGATGTTTGTTTTTTATGTGAACAGACAAATAATCACATTGTTTgggcttttcctttgttttttattgggaagtataCATACCGTATATACGTTACCGTGAGAGCAGTGACCTGGGGCAGGCATTCAACCtgctggttaggatgcctgcGGCTCACAGCAGAGCCACAGATTCAGTGCTTAACGCAGACCCTaagaggcagtgctgatggcttgCAAGGCTGGGCTCCTGACATCCAAGTGGAAACCTTGACTCCCAgctatggcccagccccagccatcgaaggcttctgaggagtgaaccagttgctGCAGCTCAGGCCCTTCCAGGAGGGGACAGCACCTGCTTCCCGTGGCTGTGCAGCCACTGGACTGCTGGGCACCTGTGAGTGGCACTGGTCCAGGTGCCTTTTGTTGACTCTGCTCAGCACCGCGGTGGGGAGCTACCACATTTGATACAAGCAGAGACTCAGGAGGCAGAATTTAGATCCCTTGCCCCAAATCACCCATTGTTGGGAACCTAGCCAGGTTGCAACCCAGCTACTCTTAACCACGTGGCAGACAGACTTCCAATCAGAGTGAAGCCTGAGACCTGCCAGATTCCACTGCCCAAAACACAAGAGGCACAAGCCAAGCCATTTCTAGCCTCTGCGTCCCGCCCGGCCCGCCCCCTAGCCACAGctcttctggctgcagcctgcccccTGCTCCATCGACACAGATGCCAACCACCGACAAGTTCAACCTCCATCCTGTTCACCACTTCCAGGCTGGATCGGCACCTCGTCAACACCCTCTTGCCCTCTTGACCAGAGTCTTTGTCAGTGCCCTGCACAGTGGGCAGCAAGTGTAGGCCTCCCAGCTTCTACACAGGCCATGGTTGTCTGAGCTTGGGGAATCTCTTTGTCCCCCAAACTGAAACTTGTCTGAATGGCTGAGGATTCCCAGGGACCAAACCAGATACCACTGCTGATCTGGGCCTTCCTCGGCTTCCCACCAGCCTTCGACAGACTGCCCTTGCCTCTGCTTCTTCTGGAGCCTTCTCTGACTCCACTCCCTCCTGGCCGTTCTGTTTCCTGAGCACCTCCTGTGTGCCAGGAGTCCCAAAGTGAGGAAGGTCAAGCCCTTGCACTCACTTCTGGAGGGGAGTCCCCACGCACAGCCCAGCGTGAACACACAGGGTCATGGCCATTCTGCCTCCTCTGCACAGGTCTGCAGTGCTGGGCCCACTGCCCCGCAGGTCAGCCCCCTCGGAAGTCCCTCTCCCATCCTGCTGGTGGGCAGCTCCTTGAAACAAGGGGACCTAGCCTTTCCTTGCCGATGCCAGCTCCCAGGAGGGGCGCTGTGGCTTTCCCCACAAGTGGCCTGGCAGGGAGGTGTGGTTGTTCAGAGATAGGTTCAGGCTGCAGGCTCCATCTCGCACTGGGACAAGTTATCCAATTTTGCTAAGCCTCAGGGTATGCACCTGAAGAATGGGTCCAACCACAGCACACGCCTGGCAGGGCGGCGTGGAGGAGGCTGTAAACAGAGACAGAAGACCCGGCCCCTCGtccacaggaaggagtgctgtATAAGTCTGGGCAGTGTGCTGGTCAGTGGGTGACCGGTGTGACCGGCTGTATGGTGATTTCTCTTTTGGAGGTTTGGCCAGGCCGCAGCAGTGTGGGTCCCCATTTCCTGTGCCTCTCCTGTGTGTCCGGCCCAGACAGCCTTGCAGAAGGAGGAGTCAGGGGCAGAGATGTCCTCAGCTCACCTCGGCGGGGGGGGCAGGCACGTGAACCTGACTCTCACTCCTCCCTTTCTGGCCTATGAAATAGGACAGCTCCAAGGCCTCGGGCAGAGGGCTGGGCACCCTGCAGACCGTCATGCTGGGCCACAGGCTCCTATAGGACAGCCACAGAACAGCCAGAGATGTAGGACCCTTGCCCATCAGTCCACCCTCTGCTGAGGCCACCTCACTCCTCTCCTAAGAGGGACGCTTCAGCACCATGGCTTCAGGACCTGCTGTGTGCCAAGAGCATGCCTGCCTCGTGGGCCTTGGCCACAGCAGAGACCCCAGAACAGCCACTCCACCGGACAGAAGGCCACTCGGGCCACAGAGGCATCCTGTCCCAGGCGGCAGCAAAGGACCAGGCAGGAGTTCTGGTTTTGGGAAGACTGTGCTCACCCTTTTGGTTGGCGAGGATACTCCGGAGGCCAAAGAGTTGGGCCACGAGGATGCCAATGGTGATGAAGAGCTGCGGCACCACGCCAAGGGCACCCCTCAGGTTCTTGGGGGCCAGTTCCCCCAGGTACATAGGGACCACGTTGGAAGACACACCTGGTGGGGGTGAGAGAAGAATGCACTCAGGCTGAGGGAGCCCGGCAGGGACAAGCCGCCTCGTCCAGTGCCCACCCTCCCACTGAGCAAGCCGCTGGGCAACCAACGCCCTTGGAGCTCCAGTTCCTCCCAGTTCCACGAGGGGCAAGCAGTGAGGACAGGAAGGCCCCACCAGGGCCCACACCTCGctccctcctgctgcccagggccaATCAGGACCCCTGCCAGCCAGTTTTGCAATGGAAGCACAGAGGTGATGTGATGAACTGATACAGGAAGACCACCAGATGAAATGCAGCTCGAGCGAGATTCACTACCGAGCACTGGCCTTAGTTGCCCCACGCAGAACGGCTGCACTTCCACATGGCTCCAAGCGATGGCCGACGGGGACTCACTCGCAAAACCTGTCTATACACCCATCACACTGGAATTGACTGAGAATCCGGGGGACCGCAGCCGACAGCCCTCCAAGGGGCCTTATGTAGACAAGCATTACTCCACCGGACTCCCCTTAAAGCACTGGAGGCATGGGCCTCATGGGTTGTTATTAGTCTGAGCATCATATACCTGTTCCAGGGTCGAGCTGAGCCCCAAAAGGGAGGCTGGCCTCAGCGGGGAACCCCAGGGAAGCTGAGTCTGTGGCGGGCACAGGTCAGAGCTGCTGCTAACAGCAGGGCATTGGCCGAGCTTGCTGTGTGGCAGCCGTGCCTATGGCCAACTCTGCTCGGTATTTCAGAGACACTGCAAGCCCCCAATGCCAAGGCCTTTCTGTCTGCCATCCTTAGGGCAGCCCTCTGTGTGTCTCAGCCAGGGGCAATGTCCCCCAAGGCCAGAGGCTGCAGGGGGAGAGGAAGTCCTTCCCGAACTTGGATCCTGGAAGTGCCAACTCAAGCCTCAGCATGTCATAACAGGGGGGTAACGACCACCTCAAAATGGCAAggccattttttttaatgtaaaaatttgtttatttatttaaaaaggaggtgggggagagatCTTTCGTTTCTTggcttattccctaaatgcctgcaagagctgtggctgggccaagctgatgccaagagcctggaaccctACCCAGGTCCCCTAAGCAGGTGGTTAGGGACCTGAgtccttgctgcctcctgggatgggTAGGAAGCAGGGTAGCAGGGCCCTGAACTCAGGCTCTGTGGTGTTGGATGtgggtgccccaagcagcagccaaCCTGCTGCACCACGACATCAGTTCCTGATGACTGCTGATTTCTGACGGTGGGAAGAGCTGTATTCCTAGCTTGTCTCTGACAGGATAATTTATACAGAACATTGTTTCTGAGCTTTCAGACCACGAACCACTTGCTTCTCCAGATAAGCAAGAAACAAAAGGTTCCCAGGACAGCACTTACCACACAGGATACCGTCTATTCCATTTTTAATAAAGGAAATGCTCCTCAGTAAATTGGTGTCGCCCCTTCCTACCTGGTCCTGATATACAGCTTATGAAACACTGAGATAAACAATGGGACtggaggggccagtgttgcagtgtTAGGAGTTAagccacagctgctccatttccaatccagctctctgataaggcatctgggaaagcagagagaggtggcccaagtgctaggtactctgccacccatgtaggagacccagccaaagctccttgctcctggctttggcctggtccagccccagttgttgtagccacatggggagtaaaccagcagatggaaatctctctgtaactttgtctttcaaataaataaatctgggcctggcgcagtagcctagcagctaaagtcgtcgccttgcacatgcctggatcccatatgggcgttggttcgtgtccggcagccctgcttcccatccagctccctgcttgtggcctgggaaagcagctgaggacagcccaaagccttggaaccctgcacccgtgtgggagacccggaagaagctcctggttcctggcttcagatctgctcagattcggccattgtgactgcttggggagtgaatcagcagatggaggatcttcctctctgcctctcctcttctctgtatatctgactttccaatgaaaataaattaaaaaatctttaaaataaataaatcaatatttaataaGGAAAGatgcactatttttaaaaagagacgaGAGTCATGTGTTTGGCGCAGGGGATGAGTCACCGTTTGGTGCTGTCCATACCCCAGATCCtagggcctgggtttgaatcttggctctcCATCCGAGCTTCCTGTTAACACCTGATGCAAGCAATTGGGTCCCTCCcccaggctgcaggatcctgacCTCAGtgtggcctggtcctggctgggtgagcatctggggagtgaaccgcggttagaagatttctttgtgtctcagtgtctctgcctttcaagtgaaggaggagggggagaaaggacgggggaaggaggggaagaCGGGGAGCAGAGGAGGAGAAAGCCATCTGGATTTAACTGGAAGAACTCTGCGCAACTTGAAACTGTGCATCAGTGTTCTGAAGGGCAGCTTCCGGTgcaggagacccagcagggaagtgCAGTCAGTCACGTGGGGGCCCAGACATGCTGCCCAGTGCACATCTTTGTGCTTTGGAGACCGCGGATGGGTGCAGGCCCGGGTCTGCCTCCTCCTTGCAGGTCCTCAACCCCCGGGCACTGGAGAACCCTGCCTTGCTCACCTGCACAGATGCCCACCAGCAGTCTGGAGACAATGATAAGCTCAAAGGACTTGGCGATCTCACTGCATCCCATCAAGACAGCAGGCACAATGGAGAAGATGTTGTTGAACAGGAGTGCTCCTTTCCTGCACGGAACAGAGCAGCTGCAGTTGGGCTGGCTGAAGGGGCCACAGTCACCAGACGTCCCCCGCCCCCAGGATCAAGACTGGTGCACGCTCCGCTCCCTGGGACCTGAGAGCAACATGGTCAAGGGCACAGCCTGGGGCAGCTGCGTTCTGCGTGGGAGCCAACAGCAATGATGATCAACTGGTTTGGGTGAGGAAGTTGGACAAAAAGGGCTAGGCTGACCTCACCTACATCGATGTAGATGCCCAGTCCTAAATGAAGCGTTGCCAGGTTGAATTCAATAACACATGTGCAAACCTTTCCATGCAGCTCATTTTAAAGACTGTGCTGGGGAGATACATGGCTATTTCAGGAGAAGCAGCAAAGAGATTTGACACCattataactttttctttttttttgtttcaaccaTTATGACCTGCTTGCATTAACAAAAGGTTAAGTAGAAACACTCCTTTAAGTAGATAAAGGCAATCTACTATCAACCCGTGTCTGAGTTACGATGGGAAGAATCTTCCCATCTGTCAGGGCCAAGCCCAGGGGAAGACTCAGGCCCTGGAGATCCTGGCAGAAGCCAAGCAAGCGTCTCGTGGAGGGGACCTCACTGTGATGCCACCAAAATGAAAATCACTGAAATGATCACTACCCTGGTCTCGTGGTAAGATTTCAGTGGCAGGCCTACATTTCACAGGTGTTTGGGCCAGTGGTGAAGATGACGGTGGCCCATGCCAGAGGACCTGGGTTCGATGCCTGGTTccggctcccgactccagcttcctgctaatgtggaccctgggaggcatcagtggCAGTtcaagtgcatgggtccctgccacctctggGAGAAGCCCTGAATTGAGACCCTGCCTGCTGGCTTGGACACGGCCCAGCTGAGGGAGCCTAGCGATGGGTCTCCATCTCCCCTCACCTGCCTAATCTGTTCACCAAGGGGCCGACGAGAAGGGATCCGATGAAACCTCCGAAGGGGTACATGGACACAGTCACGGACCACAGCAAGGTCAGGGGGAACTCATCAATGAGCTCGCCGGTTCGGTCGTAGTAGGTGTCATTGTAGAACTGCTTCATGAGCTGGGGCACAGTGCAAAAGAACAGGGTGAGCCAGCTTGGCACATGCTTGGGCCAAAGTTGTTATGGCCCgctcaccccacccccaaccctagGAGGACCCTGTCAGGGCAGAGAGTGTTGGGCCCAAGTGAGTGGTAGGTGCTaggaggcctggggcaggctcAGGCCACAGGGGGACACCCACCCTGCTCCTCACTGTTGGTGCTCTCTGCCCCGTTAGGTGATGGGAGCCCTGGGCAGCTCCTGGAGCCAGCCCATTAAGCACACATCAGGGCCAGGCTCTCCCATGCCCCTGGTGACAAACAGCATCTGGGGGACCTGGCTCATCCCCAAGGGTCCGTGCCATGCCCCGAGGGTGCGGCTTGAGGCCCCACCgtgtgcccagccccacctgggcCTGCTCTCAGGCCACTCCCTGCTGATCGGGGACTCGGAGACAAACCTCGGCTGGGGAGTTGACCACAGACACATTGTACCCATACTGGAAGGACGACCCGAAGGCAGATATCAGGGTGGCCAAGGCGAGCACAAGCGTCAGCCTCtgcgggagggagggggaaaatGAATGAGCAGGGGGTTGGGGAGGATGAGAGCAGAGaatggggttggggaagagggggTTAAGTCGGGATACAATGGCTCCTGGGCTGGAGGGCCCTGGCTTTGCCTCTCGTACAAATGCAGCACAGGACAGTGCAGTGCCTTGGCacgctaatcttctacctgcagcgctgggataccatatgggcaccagtttgagtcccggttgctccactatgatccaactccctgcctataacctagaaaagcagcagaggatgtgtacccacatggaagacctggaggaagcttctggctcctggcttcggctcggttcaactctggccattgcggccatttggggaatgagccagcagatgcaggatctccgtcttgcctttctctgtaaatctgcctctccgataaaactaaataaatctttaaagaacaaacaaacaaaaaagaaggcgCTGTAACAGTAACCCTCCAGCCCCTCTCACCTGCCTTGGGTTAAGGTTAGAAGCGGCTTTCTCCGCTATGGCTCTCCTGGCCTCCAGAGTTGCCTTGGTCTTGGCTGGGGGTAGGGAGCAGACTGTGAATGCCCAGAGGGTCCCAGCAGGCCCGGCCTCTGTTCACCTAGATATGGCTGCAAGTCCCACCCCACCTGCTCCTCGTGGAAGACTGTTCCACTGCTCCCAATGGATTCCTGACCCTCCCCCAGGGGCTGCGCTTGCCCACCTCCAGCACAGCACATGTACCCAGGCACCATCTCAACACAAAATGccacaaaaaaagtgaaaatgatggggctggcattggggtgctgtggcagagctgcctcctgctgtaacctactcccatgtgggtgtgggttcgtgtccaggctgctccacctctgatccagctccctgcttacagccctGGAAAGcggcggaggacggcccaagggtttgagcccctgcacccacgtgggagactcggatgaagttcctagttcctggcaaCTGCAGGCATCTGCAGAATAAACCAACTGACGGAAGAACTCTcggtctctgcctctgtctctatgctttttaaattaaaaaaagaaaacttcttgATTGTGAAAATGTTTCATTATTTGGTGTCACTGGTGGACTTTCCCTAGCCCTGGGCTTTTGCTGTCAGAAGAAGGCCCAGggatgaaacatttaaatacagATGTCGCATGTCCTGTGACACGACCGCCCTTTGGCGTGTGGAGGTCCTGAGTGACAAGTCATACAGACACGAAAGAGCTTTGCTCTTAGAACACACAGACCTCCTGCGGCAGGTGTATGCGGCTGCTCCCCACCTACCTTCCTGTGTTCTCCAGCACCAGGGCAGGGACACCGAAGAGCCTCTGCAGGGCTCATGGTCACCACATCTGGCCTACAGCGCAGTCGGCTGCCGGAGGGCCTGGGATGCCGACCACAGAAGCTTCCATGCCAGCACCTGCCTCACCTATAAGGCCACTGTCATCTTTCACATGCGGCATGTTCGCGCTCACCCCTGCCAGCACCCTTGGGCTAGCGGAGAGTTTTAGGGCTTGCTGACTCAAACAGGATCTCCAGAGAGAGATAAGTGAGGCGGCTGGGCAGTGGGAGACACAGCAGTGTCCTTGCCCAGTCCTGGGGCCCACAGAGCTGCGCCTGGGAAGAGCCCTCCAGAGAGCTGACTGCACTGCAtactgctcacacacacacacacacacacacacagagtcactgtacacacatatacactgtTTATACACATTCactatacatgtacacacacacgtgcttGCACACACTGTCCCCACCTGTGTACACACACCATTAAGAGGTGATGGTTATCAGCCAGCTTGACTGCAGCCACCATTTCACAACATGT
This window of the Ochotona princeps isolate mOchPri1 chromosome 2, mOchPri1.hap1, whole genome shotgun sequence genome carries:
- the SLC2A5 gene encoding solute carrier family 2, facilitated glucose transporter member 5, with the protein product MPHVKDDSGLIGEAGAGMEASVVGIPGPPAADCARLTLVLALATLISAFGSSFQYGYNVSVVNSPAELMKQFYNDTYYDRTGELIDEFPLTLLWSVTVSMYPFGGFIGSLLVGPLVNRLGRKGALLFNNIFSIVPAVLMGCSEIAKSFELIIVSRLLVGICAGVSSNVVPMYLGELAPKNLRGALGVVPQLFITIGILVAQLFGLRSILANQKGWPILLGLTGIPAALQLLILPYFPESPRYLLLGKKNQEAARKALQRLRGWDEVDEELEEIRREDEAERAAGFVSVRRLCSTRALRWQLISVVALMGGQQLSGVNAIYYYADQIYLSAGVNSNDVQYVTVGTGAVNVLMTICTVFVVELLGRRLLLLLGFFICFAACCVITVALALQDTVSWMPYLSIACIIIYVIGHAIGPSPIPALLITEIFLQTSRPAAYMVGGSVHWLSNFAVGLVFPFIQAGLGAYSFIIFGVICLLTTIYTFVIIPETKGRSFIEISQTFNKMNKVSEVSPQKEELKDFPSASF